Proteins from one Cryptomeria japonica chromosome 4, Sugi_1.0, whole genome shotgun sequence genomic window:
- the LOC131032206 gene encoding truncated basic helix-loop-helix protein A, which produces MSPPCDLDEPSAPTKLGFQMQAALMHVRWTYSIFWQMSQEGLLVWSNGFYNGDVHTRKVDPRRSHEEVCGERSVQLRELFKSLSGRESKSEVENGCTSILVPEDLTDAEWFYLLSMSYEFKPSMGLPGLALETRSPVWLNNPSEADSKMFKRNLLAKSSGIKTVVCFPFADGVLEFGITQQVQEDPDLTEHISSFFIDVL; this is translated from the exons ATGTCTCCTCCTTGTGATCTGGATGAACCTTCTGCACCCACAAAGCTCGGTTTTCAAATGCAAGCAGCCCTTATGCATGTACGATGGACGTACTCTATTTTCTGGCAGATGTCTCAGGAAGG GTTGCTGGTTTGGAGTAATGGATTCTACAATGGGGATGTGCATACAAGGAAAGTGGATCCCAGGAGGTCACATGAAGAGGTTTGTGGTGAGAGAAGTGTGCAATTGAGAGAATTGTTCAAGTCCTTGTCTGGTAGAGAGAGTAAAAGTGAAGTTGAAAATGGTTGCACTTCAATACTGGTTCCAGAGGATCTTACAGATGCCGAGTGGTTCTACTTGCTCAGCATGTCTTACGAGTTCAAGCCTTCCATGGG ATTACCCGGTTTAGCACTAGAAACACGGAGTCCAGTGTGGTTGAATAATCCTAGTGAAGCAGATAGCAAAATGTTTAAGCGAAATCTTCTTGCCAAG AGCTCTGGAATCAAG ACTGTCGTTTGCTTTCCCTTCGCTGACGGCGTACTAGAATTTGGCATCACGCAACAG GTACAAGAAGATCCAGATCTTACGGAACACATTTCAAGCTTTTTCATCGACGTTTTATAA